Part of the Bacillus sp. THAF10 genome is shown below.
CACAAGAAGCTGTCCAATTTATTGCTAGTACGGACCGGAAAGCTACTCAAGAGCTTTTCACCATGAAGGAGCATATTGATGTGCTTATTCCACGTGGAGGTGGCTCTCTCATCAATGCTGTTGTGGAAAATGCAACGGTCCCTGTATTAGAAACAGGCGTTGGAAACTGCCACTTATATGTGGATAAAGATGCTGAAGTTGAGAAAGCACTATCCATTATTGTTAATGCGAAAACCGATCGTCCTGCTGTGTGTAATGCAGCAGAAACACTGATTGTGCATGAGGCTTGGTTAAAGGAAAACAAAGAAGCCTTAATCGATAAGTTAAAAGCACAAAACATTACCGTTCATGGTGATGAAAAAGCAGTTGCAATCTTTCCAGGAGCTGAACCTGCAGGAGAAGAAGACTGGGCAAATGAATATTTGAGCCTAGATATCGCCATCAAAGTAGTTTCTGATGTGGATGAGGCAATTGATCATATTGATCAGTACGGAACAAAGCACTCTGAATCCATTATCACAGAAAGCAAAGAAACTGCAGAAAGATTCATGAAATTAGTCGATGCTGCAGCAGTTTATCACAATGCATCCACTCGTTTTACTGACGGCGGAGCATTAGGGTTTGGCGCAGAAATTGGAATTTCCACACAAAAG
Proteins encoded:
- a CDS encoding glutamate-5-semialdehyde dehydrogenase; translated protein: MSLLVETNVEAQAIEAQAIEAKKAAKVVSLLSTSEKNDILKHVANTLEGNVSHILEANNKDLEKGREKGYTEAYMDRLALSEDRIADFANGLREVAELEDPVGDILSNWTLENGLQVEKVRVPLGVIGMIYEARPNVTVDATGLALKSGNAIVLKGGSSAINSNQAIVEVIHKALKTTAIPQEAVQFIASTDRKATQELFTMKEHIDVLIPRGGGSLINAVVENATVPVLETGVGNCHLYVDKDAEVEKALSIIVNAKTDRPAVCNAAETLIVHEAWLKENKEALIDKLKAQNITVHGDEKAVAIFPGAEPAGEEDWANEYLSLDIAIKVVSDVDEAIDHIDQYGTKHSESIITESKETAERFMKLVDAAAVYHNASTRFTDGGALGFGAEIGISTQKLHARGPMGLPALTTVKFQMTGDGQIR